TCAACAGCTAACTAATTTAATGCAGTCTGATGTTGCGTCTTCTCGCCATCTTGGACCAGCAGATCCAGTGTAGGAGTCTATGAGCCGTTCAGTTTATTTGCAACTAGATTCTGTGGAATCGTACATCGAAGACCTTCCATATATGTTTTATCTCGGCCTGTTTTTTGTAAACGTGCTGATCCTCTACTATGCCTTTCTGATGGAGTACATAGTCCTTAATATAGGGATTGTGTTTCTGCCTGAGGATATGGACCAAGCACTGGTGGATTTGGGCGTTCTGTCTGACCCGGCGTCCGTCCCGTACGACACAGACACTGAGTTGGATGTTTTTGAGGGGTATCTGGAGTAGACTGTGACTGTGGAGGAGACTGTGTCCATGAGGAGCATGGTCCAAAGTGCCATTCAGTGCTTTGGTGGAGATAAGTTGGCAAGATTTGTGTTTCAGAGGACTGGAGGAACCATGGACGTCTTGGCCGTGGATGCTGGATGTCTCTGCAGCCAGATGTGGACAAAGACCAGGATGTGGGCCTGGATGCCTTACAGAAGATACTATGATGTTAAAAAGTAAGCAGTGGCTTGGCTTGTCACTATTAACCAATTGTTTTAATGATTAGTTGTCCCAGGGCTGAAGAATATGGCCAAATTTTGATATCACGATATAtccatttatttagatttttttcatctatataatatataaatcctATATCTATATGAGAAATATAAAAGTCACGTATACCTGCCAAGAATGTCCACAATGGACATCTGTAACTACAAacttctgaaaaaaatatatatatataaatatatatatgcaaatacaTTACCGTAAAAAGAAacaacagtttttaaaataactttaaataattcACAATAAATAATGGCTTATTTCAAGGTCAGcaaaatgtatatgtatgtagCACTTTACAAAAATGGTACatttaattaacagtatttaagACAGATTGGctcaatatattattaattacaacaattttACGCATTAAACGttggtaatgtttaataatgccaATTAATTTGCCAATTtaaatgtcaattaataattagtttgatTTTTACTGTCGTAGAATGTTTATTACTCAGTACTAAATGTTTATTATAACAGTACTAATGTTTAGTACTGTTACCTGTGACCTTTTTTGTACCCTATATATATAGggctctgtaaaaaaacagacCGCTTAAagattgagtttctttgattttaccaaattgaaaaccttgaatataatcaagaggaagatggatgatcacaaaccatcaaaccaaactgaactgcttgaaaagcagtgtgtaagactggtggaggaggacatgtcaagatgcattaaactgtgattaaaaacccatattgatttctgaactttaataacttaatgaaaatgaacttgtttccaatgcattatttgatgtctaaaaagccatttctgctcaacaatgttctttttactcaaacatatacctaacaATATAcctaacagtacagtacactCAGGCTGTATTATATCTCTGCAGGTTCAGGGTCAAGGTCAAAGAAGAACCGACCCTGATATCAGGTGGCATTCTCCCAGGGAAAGACTGATACCACGTCCCTGTCTCAAGGTCTTACAGAAGAATGGATGGACGTCCGGCATCGGCCAACGCTGCGGCACTAATCACCATGTTCACTTACTTATGTTCGCTCTTAATCGGTTCCTGACATTTTCATCATTTTGGTTTACATAAAATAGACAACATGGCCATAACCGAGGAGTTTCATCCTATAGCACGCACACTTCAGTTTTGCATCAGATCTAATAGTAATAAAGCACTTAACACTGATCTGACCTTAAGTTTTGGCCAGGCACGGAAGCCATGATGACCTAATTCTGCATGAttgattgtttttgttttgttttttttcttctagacTAGGTCTAGGTTTAGGTGAGCAATACATCCTGAAGACTGGCATGGTTCTGAAATCCTCAGTATTGTGCTGCTTTATATGAGATTCTCTTATGAACTGTACATTTGTTACATGCtgtaaaatatgtatttgatCTGCTGATGCATTTCAGAGAcccacagtatatatataaatatatatttaataaataattacggTCACATTGTGTATGCATTGTCTTTTATTATGCTGTTTTTAAAATTTACTGCTCTTTTCCTACCcatcctcctccccctcctctcttATGTGACATGGAAACTGATTTTGTGGCCCCATTTTGCTGCATGTCTGAATTCCAGAGACAAAAGAAGTTGCTTAAAAAATCCTCCTCTAAACTACTTCCAGCAGAGGATACTACCCAGGAAGTCTTTTTCTAGTGGATTTTGGAGTGACATCACTGTGGCCACACCCACAGAGCTCATGAGCACAcatacattaatttattaattcataattcatttttaaattgtgtatATGTAGGAAaaatacacctttaaaaaaacaatataaggtACATAACAGTAGAAgataaatcaacacttattatgAACAAATGGTGCATATCATTTAGGCTTTGTACAGTTCGACCTATCACTGTTTTTACAACAAAAATGTCCCAAGATCATGAATTTAATGCACACAAGTCAGtttatttccttaaaaaaagtgttttatttggtAACTGTCCAAAAATGGTCCAAAAATAGTGCAATTCAAGAATAAAAGTACCGTTAAACCTTTAGTGTTTGGGGAGAGGACGCTGTTTAGCATTCAGTGCATTAGAGCTAAAGGAACTGTTAGTAGCAGCAATAAATGATTAAAGTAGATTGTAGGTGATTTATGGAGCTGTAATCCTGTTGTCTTGAATCCGAAGATGATCCAAAACCCCAAGTGGGATGCTGTTGTTCCACATTctagaaaaaaaacagagtggAAATAGTTTAGTTGTTAGACAATGAAAGGattaaatacataatacataataaaggaTTGTGCTAAATGCAGGGGGGAGCAATTTGACTTAAAAAGGATAACTTTACAATATTTGAGACATTTTCATCACTAttggtgggtaatccaggtccagaaagtgaaaaaaatctttttttccccatttttacaTTATATAGCTCTAAACTATACAATTAtagaatatatacaaaatatacaggcctttgaataatatatatttatatcccaCTGGCACGTTGCAATATTTCCTTTCGCCTGACGGTGGCATCACTGTGCTATAGATTTTAGTGAGCAATATTAAAAGCCATTCATGTGTCTGACTGGTATGTTAATCAATATACAGAACAgcaacagctaaaaaaaaaaaatagggcatttaaagctgcacaatattggaaaacactgacattgcaatattttgctgCTCTGCAAAatatattgtggattttagttcAATTGTCCAAAATGCCATAATACTAAATATTACActctatatataatttatttcatggaaattgcttttgctgtttttgctgcaccaagagatgtgtgggtacaagagagaagcacgtagcgctaatgctaatgcgtaaaagcaaaaagacgcatgaattccgttttgaccgttcacattcatgtctcaTGTCCATGattcggatacgtatccgattcaggaccacatatgaaagtgatttaaatctgatttgaaaaaaaaaaaatctgatttggcacatttacgcagccatgaaaaaaacagatctgagccacattgagtaaAACAATTTGATTGGAAtcacttcagcttggtaatgtaaacatagccttAGTTACAAGACACaattattttatagataaataatcaataaaacgCATAAATTCAAGAAAATACAACATATAACATGTTAAGACGCCATTCTGAGAATGCTGTGTGttcaaaaaacatgttttctatatttctaaagaatcagataataaaaaatattttacttgaGCTGAAATTCCAGTCATgcgatgcatgaaattaaaaagcagtttggCCCCCAAAAAAAAGACACTTTTCTTAAATGTACAGATTAGTCATCTCTTAACGTAATCTATTAGGAAATAAGCTAAATTCTACACAGATAAATGGGAAGTGAACATTTTCAGTAAAGCAAATGAAGTAATCAGCAGTGTATCAGAGACTTACTGAAGAGACTTCAGACTCGGAGAGTTCTTTAAGGCCATGCTGAGCTTCTTAGCACCGATGTCTGTGAACTGGTTGTACTTGACACTGTGGGAGCACA
The sequence above is drawn from the Astyanax mexicanus isolate ESR-SI-001 chromosome 19, AstMex3_surface, whole genome shotgun sequence genome and encodes:
- the dexi gene encoding dexamethasone-induced protein homolog produces the protein MSRSVYLQLDSVESYIEDLPYMFYLGLFFVNVLILYYAFLMEYIVLNIGIVFLPEDMDQALVDLGVLSDPASVPYDTDTELDVFEGYLE